The Bacteroidales bacterium genomic interval TTATCTTCTCCGGAAGGGTAAGACGTATGTTCGAAGAAAGAACGATAAAAATCAGGGTTGTTGCATCCTTTAACCACATTTTGAAATACCCCTTTCCGAAACGATAAGAGTGATGGGACTGATTTGATGCCGAAATTCTCATGGATATCCCTGGCTTCTGACACATCTGCCATAAAGAGGTTAATATCGTTATTTTCGACCAGTGAAATATTTTCGACTGCGCAATCGCTGACGGAGGAACCTTTTTTTACCAGCATCAGGTAGGATTTATCCAGTTCACTGATCTGATCCAACAACTCCTGGTGAGAATTCACACGTTTGATGTTCATTACTTTGGGATTAAATTTACAAAGCCGCGGAGGAATAAAATTCATGCCATGACGAATCTGCTGACAAATTGACCTGATAGGATAAAATTGCTAATTTAAGTATTACAATTCTAATTTGTCTTATTTTTGCCATCCGGTTGTCAAAAAAGCTTTTATACATAGGTAAATTGTTTATGATAAAACTTTTCCAGCCAGATTAAGCCATTAGCAAATTAACATAGATTTTCCAATGAAGAATTTTATTAAGTCACTTTTCTCCATGCAACTAACAGTCGTATTGTTGCTTATGTTTGCGATATCAATTGCCATTGCTACCTTTATCGAGAATGATTATGGCTCAGCGGCGTCAAAAGTTGCCGTTTACAATGCACTCTGGTTTGAGATTCTGCTGGTTTTTTTATCCGTCAATCTTATCGGCAGTCTGATTGAACATAAGGTGTGGCAACGTAAAAAATACGTCACCTTTTTAATGCACACTTCATTTGTGGTGATACTGATTGGTGCTGCAATTACCCGATTCACGGGTTACGAAGGCATGATGCACATCCGCGAAGGTGAATCCACCAACACCATGCTTTCTGACAATACCTATATTTCAGCGCGATGGAAAGAAGCTGGAAATGAAGCCATTGTCAATCACAAAGTATTACTTTCCGGTTATGGCCGGCAAGCCTCCCCATTCAGCATTGATGCAGGAAGTGAGCGCGTGAGGATAAAAACTATTGCTTTCGTTCCCAATGCAGGTGCAGCAGTAACCCCCGTGGAGAATGGTGAACCGGTGGTTTCGTTATTTGCACTCACTAATACAGGACGGCAGACGCTAATGCTGCGTCAGGGCGATTTTGAGCAACTTGACGATTTTTATATTGCTTTTACCGATCTGAAAAATAAAAGAGGATTACAACTGAGCATCAGTGATGGCAATTTGTTCTTCTCAGCCACCGATACGGTTTACATCACAGGGATGGGCAGCCAGAATGTTGATACCGTTCCGGCCAATGTGATGGCGCCGTTTCAACCTATGCAATTTTATAACATAGGCAACCTGAGAATTGTGCTCCGTGCTTTTGAAATCAGTGGGGCAATTCACCCGGTAAATGTTGAAAGCAATGAGCAAAGTTCGGGTCTGGATGCAGTGGTGCTTAAGGTTACTTACAAGATGCTTGAAGAGGATGTAGTGGTCTGGGGGAGACGTGGAATTTTGGGCAAAGAGGTTAAAGTCAGAGGTTTTGACCAGGGTGAGATGTACCTTTCCTATGGTTCGCGACCGGTTAAGATTCCCTTCAGACTGCACTTGAATGAATTTATCCTCGATCGGTATCCCGGTTCAAACAGCCCGTCTTCCTATGCCAGTGAGGTTACGCTGATTGATGATGAGAAAGACATTTCCTTCGATTTTCGAATTTTTATGAATCATATTTTGACGCACAGGGGATACAGGTTTTACCAGTCTTCCTACGATACCGATGAAAAGGGCACTATTCTTTCGGTAAACCATGACGGTCCGGGAACGGCAGTTACCTATTTTGGCTATGCCATGATGACACTGGCCATGATTTTGATGTTGATCACCCGCCGCACAAGATTCAGGTATTTGCTCAGAACAATCTCCGAAATCCGTTTAAAGAAGTCAAACCTGACCATGCTATTGTTGCTCATAATGGTTTTTTCTGTACCTTCCCTGTTTGCACAACAAATGCATGGTAGCAGTGAAGCAGCGATTTCTGCGGTGGATAAAAATCATGCAGCAAAGTTTGGGCGTTTGACAGTGTTAAGCGCCAATTCCCGACTTGAGCCAATGAACACGCTGAACAGTAAGATTTTGAGAAAGATTTCCGGAAAAAGCAATTTCCGTGGAATGAATCCCGACCAGGTGATTCTTGGCATTATGGCTGAAACTCAGGGGTGGCAGCATGTTCCGATTATCAAGGTTAAAAACAGGGAGCTTCGCCGATTCCTGAACATCAACAGCAGTTATGCTTCCTTCGCCGATTTCTTCGATCCAGGCAGTCGCGAAAGCTATAAACTCAGCAATTATGTAAATCAGGCTTATCGAAAAAATCCCTTCGATCAAAGCCAATTCGATAAAGATGTAATCAATGTGGACGAAAAGGTAAACATCTTTTACACACTCCTATCGGGTGGTTATCTGGCACTCTTTCCCGATATCAATAACCCGGCTGAAAAATGGTATCATCCCAACTCAAGCTTTATGAATTTCCCTGAAGCTGACAGTAACTTTGTAAAAAACATCATACCTGTTTACCTTGAATCACTTGCCGGGGCGATGAAGACAGGAGACTATGCCCAGGCTGACGAATTTGTTGAAGCCATCGGAACATTCCAACAGAAGTTTGCCAGTGAAATACTGCTTTCAGAAAAAAAGCAAAACATCGAAATTTTATACAATAAAATAGAGATATTCGAACGGCTTTACAAATATTACGGTATGATCGGGCTGATCTTCCTCATCGTTTTATTTGTGAAGCTTGTAAATCCCAAAATTAAAATTGGGATTGCCAGCAAATTAATGATAGGAACTCTGTTTTTATTTTTTGTAATGCAAACCCTGGGGCTGGCGGCCCGGTGGTATGTTTCAGGACACGCCCCCCTAAGTAATGGTTATGAATCAATGATCTACATCGCCTGGGCTACCATGCTTGCAGGTTTCCTTTTTGTGAAGAAATCAAACATTGCACTGGCTGCCACATCTGTCCTGGCTTCGCTTACGCTGTTTGTAGCTCATCTTAACTGGATGAACCCGGAGATCACCAATCTGGTTCCGGTGCTCAAATCAGTGTGGCTCACCATCCATGTCGGTGTAATCACGGCAAGCTATGGTTTTCTTGGATTGGTAATGATCATGGGGATTTTTAACCTTATGCTGATGATCTTCCAAACCAAAAAGAACTACCACATTTTTAACCTGACTATCAGAGAAATATCTTTGACCATCGAACTGGCCATGACTATCGGTCTTTACATGATTACAATCGGCTCATTTCTTGGTGGAATATGGGCAAATGAATCATGGGGGCGCTACTGGGGATGGGATCCGAAAGAAACCTGGTCGCTGGTCACCATATTGGTTTACACAATCATTCTTCATGTGGGTTACGTTCCTGGTCTCACCGGGAGATATTTGTTTAATGCTCTGGCGGTCATAGGGTTTTCATCAGTACTGATGACTTATTTTGGTGTGAATTACTATCTGGCGGGACTCCATTCATATGCCGGCGGCGATCCTGTACCCGTTCCGACTTTTGTTTATTATACCCTCGCGATTCTTTTCATTATTTTGCTGATGGCTTTTGTGAACAATCAGAAGATGAAACAGCTTGAAAAAGAATTGGTCGAAAAAGACTGATCCTTAAAGCCCTGATCAGGTTTGACTGCAATATTCAGGTGAAAAACCAGTTTTAAGTAGTATATTTTTTGCAAAAAATAACTATGAAATCAGTTTTCAACTTTCTCCTTATCAGCTCCTTGATGCTGATAATTTCGACATCCCTGCAATCACAAATTGCCATTGGCCAATGGCGTGATCATCTTCCCTATAACCGGGCACTCAGGGTTGCAGATGATGGTCAGACGATTTATTGTGCTACAAATTTCAGCTTGTTTGCCTATGACATGAATGATCAAAGTGTTCTCAGGAAATCAAAAGTCAATGGCCTGTCGGATGTGGGCATCAGCGCCATGGTGTATAGCGATGAATTTAAAACTTTAGTGATTGCTTACACCAATACCAACATTGATCTGATAAAGGATGACCGGGTAATCAATATTTCAGATATCAAACGCAGGCAAATTCTTGGCAATAAAACCATAAACAATATTACACTAAGAGGGAATCTTGCCTATCTTTCCTGTGGGTTTGGCATCGTGGTTCTCGACATTCAAAACGAAGAATTTCCCGAGCCTACGTACTACATTGGTTCAGGTGGAAGCCAGGTGAATGTGATGGATATAACTTTTAGCCCGGATTCCATTTATGCTGCCACTACCACCGGCATTTTCAAAGCATCATTATCAAGCCCAAACCTTGCCGATTTCAATGCCTGGAGCCAGGATCAACAGATGTATCCCAATGGTATGTTCAATACCATCTGTTATTACGAAAACCGGCTTTTAGCCAACAACAAAAATGAAGGTTGGATGCGAGATACTGTTTTTATGTACGATTTTAGAAGTAACCTTTGGAGCATCATGCCGGGCAGCAGTTATATCGGAAAATTCAGAATTCTCGAGTCCCGGGATCAGTTGGTGGTGATTGGAGAGTTTGGATTTCAGATTTACAACAGCAACTACGAACAAACAGCGATTATAGATAATCCGGGCGGGGTAGCGCTGCAGCCAAGAGATGTGGTCATCGATAATGACAACTTTAAATGGATCGCTGACAACAGGTATGGGTTGGTGGCTACTGACGGATTTCAGAACACCTTTGTTATTACACCAAATGGCCCGATTTCACAACGGACCTTTGATATGTCGCTGCAGAACGAGAAACTATGGGTTGCCGCAGGAGGTCGAACCACCAGTTGGGGTAAAATGTACATTGCCGATGGCGTCTATTCTTTTATTGATGAATCATGGAATACATTTAACAGCAGTACAGGTTATTCCGCTTTCGACACAATTAGCGACATGACGTGCATCGCCGTAAATCCTCTCGACAGCAGGCAGGTATTTGTAGGTACCTGGATGGAGGGTGTTATTGAACTTTATGATAATGAAGTCGCCAATGTTTACAGTAAAAACAACAGCTCCCTTCAGGTTTGGCCTACAGCCAA includes:
- the ccsA gene encoding cytochrome c biogenesis protein CcsA — encoded protein: MKNFIKSLFSMQLTVVLLLMFAISIAIATFIENDYGSAASKVAVYNALWFEILLVFLSVNLIGSLIEHKVWQRKKYVTFLMHTSFVVILIGAAITRFTGYEGMMHIREGESTNTMLSDNTYISARWKEAGNEAIVNHKVLLSGYGRQASPFSIDAGSERVRIKTIAFVPNAGAAVTPVENGEPVVSLFALTNTGRQTLMLRQGDFEQLDDFYIAFTDLKNKRGLQLSISDGNLFFSATDTVYITGMGSQNVDTVPANVMAPFQPMQFYNIGNLRIVLRAFEISGAIHPVNVESNEQSSGLDAVVLKVTYKMLEEDVVVWGRRGILGKEVKVRGFDQGEMYLSYGSRPVKIPFRLHLNEFILDRYPGSNSPSSYASEVTLIDDEKDISFDFRIFMNHILTHRGYRFYQSSYDTDEKGTILSVNHDGPGTAVTYFGYAMMTLAMILMLITRRTRFRYLLRTISEIRLKKSNLTMLLLLIMVFSVPSLFAQQMHGSSEAAISAVDKNHAAKFGRLTVLSANSRLEPMNTLNSKILRKISGKSNFRGMNPDQVILGIMAETQGWQHVPIIKVKNRELRRFLNINSSYASFADFFDPGSRESYKLSNYVNQAYRKNPFDQSQFDKDVINVDEKVNIFYTLLSGGYLALFPDINNPAEKWYHPNSSFMNFPEADSNFVKNIIPVYLESLAGAMKTGDYAQADEFVEAIGTFQQKFASEILLSEKKQNIEILYNKIEIFERLYKYYGMIGLIFLIVLFVKLVNPKIKIGIASKLMIGTLFLFFVMQTLGLAARWYVSGHAPLSNGYESMIYIAWATMLAGFLFVKKSNIALAATSVLASLTLFVAHLNWMNPEITNLVPVLKSVWLTIHVGVITASYGFLGLVMIMGIFNLMLMIFQTKKNYHIFNLTIREISLTIELAMTIGLYMITIGSFLGGIWANESWGRYWGWDPKETWSLVTILVYTIILHVGYVPGLTGRYLFNALAVIGFSSVLMTYFGVNYYLAGLHSYAGGDPVPVPTFVYYTLAILFIILLMAFVNNQKMKQLEKELVEKD
- a CDS encoding T9SS type A sorting domain-containing protein, with the translated sequence MKSVFNFLLISSLMLIISTSLQSQIAIGQWRDHLPYNRALRVADDGQTIYCATNFSLFAYDMNDQSVLRKSKVNGLSDVGISAMVYSDEFKTLVIAYTNTNIDLIKDDRVINISDIKRRQILGNKTINNITLRGNLAYLSCGFGIVVLDIQNEEFPEPTYYIGSGGSQVNVMDITFSPDSIYAATTTGIFKASLSSPNLADFNAWSQDQQMYPNGMFNTICYYENRLLANNKNEGWMRDTVFMYDFRSNLWSIMPGSSYIGKFRILESRDQLVVIGEFGFQIYNSNYEQTAIIDNPGGVALQPRDVVIDNDNFKWIADNRYGLVATDGFQNTFVITPNGPISQRTFDMSLQNEKLWVAAGGRTTSWGKMYIADGVYSFIDESWNTFNSSTGYSAFDTISDMTCIAVNPLDSRQVFVGTWMEGVIELYDNEVANVYSKNNSSLQVWPTANYVAISGVAFDESSNLWVVNSGAPNLLSVKKPDGEWKGFSLGSSASGIDASKLVVDGNNQKWIMVRADHKLVVFSENGTIDDDSDDMVKVLSNSPGNGDLPGNKILCLAEDLDGRMWIGSDQGIAVIYSPGNVFTGGNFDAQRILVEVGGYVQYLLESEVVTSIAVDGDNRKWIGTERAGVFLVSDNGTEQIHHFTEENSPLFSNLIVDIAINNKTGEVFFATDRGIISFKSTATGPNPTNSNVVVYPNPVREGYTGIIAINGLVNKADVKITDISGVLIYATKAEGSQATWNGKSMDGRRASTGVYLVFSTDDEGVEKMVTKILFIN